One window of Triplophysa rosa linkage group LG8, Trosa_1v2, whole genome shotgun sequence genomic DNA carries:
- the LOC130558653 gene encoding uncharacterized protein LOC130558653, which yields MISRLTMCSMIDNASMGMKKAVTEAMRGVDHIATTTDCWSARRQSFIGVTGHWIDPNSLKRCSAALACKQLRGSHTFDVLASALNDIHSEFEIRGKIVRTTTDNGSNFIKAFQVFGEDENNNAVGSDGDPGNASQPGEDEEDQEGFEEVEFVDVSALLNEDDGLEFQLPQHQRCACHLLNLIATVDAMKATSNEAYKKVYLSTFGKCNALWYKCGRSTLAAETVEDACSFQLLRPNATRWNSLFLAVERLLRIMKEKGEGAIRGICTNLKVPMFNPAEFAFLTEYAAAMSPVAQATNVLQAEANAMMEWLLPTINLLTVKLDRVKLPLKYCKPLVDALQVGIKNRFGHMSGDPELIAAAILLPKFRTAWTKDESTIKTGIDYMRQHIEEPSLQLADANRSSSSDDDDFFSALQSSQAQDGAKQLDGYLACSADHMDLLKSFPAVCKLSVKLNTPLPASAACERLFSIAGLVFSPRRARLNSRNFENQLLLKMNRHLFSFS from the exons ATGATATCACGGCTGACCATGTGCTCCATGATTGATAATGCCTCTATGGGAATGAAGAAGGCGGTGACTGAGGCCATGAGGGGAGTCGACCATATCGCCACCACTACTGACTGCTGGTCTGCCAGAAGACAGAGCTTTATTGGCGTTACTGGCCATTGGATTGACCCCAACAGTCTCAAAAGATGCTCAGCAGCCCTAGCCTGTAAACAACTGAGAGGTTCGCACACATTTGATGTGTTGGCAAGCGCCCTGAATGACATCCACTCCGAGTTTGAAATTCGGGGGAAGATTGTGCGAACAACAACCGACAACGGCTCCAACTTCATAAAAGCATTCCAAGTTTTTGGTGAAGATGAGAACAACAATGCAGTGGGAAGTGATGGTGATCCTGGTAATGCATCTCAACCAGGAGAGGATGAAGAGGATCAAGAGGGGTTTGAAGAAGTGGAGTTTGTTGATGTGTCAGCGCTCCTGAATGAAGATGACGGTTTAGAGTTCCAGCTCCCACAGCACCAGCGCTGTGCTTGTCACCTACTCAACCTAATAGCTACAGTTGATGCTATGAAGGCAACATCCAATGAGGCGTACAAGAAAGTGTACCTTTCAACATTTGGCAAGTGTAATGCACTTTGGTACAAATGTGGAAGATCCACCCTTGCAGCAGAAACTGTTGAAGATGCTTGCTCCTTCCAGCTGCTGCGTCCAAATGCTACAAGGTGGAACTCCTTGTTCCTGGCAGTGGAAAGACTGCTGAGAATAATGAAAGAAAAGGGAGAGGGGGCCATCAGAGGCATCTGCACCAACTTAAAGGTTCCAAT GTTCAATCCAGCTGAATTTGCCTTCCTCACAGAGTATGCCGCTGCCATGAGTCCAGTTGCGCAGGCAACCAACGTCTTGCAAGCAGAAGCAAATGCCATGATGGAATGGCTGCTTCCAACCATCAACCTGCTGACCGTCAAACTTGACAGAGTCAAGTTGCCACTAAAGTACTGCAAGCCTCTGGTGGATGCTTTACAG GTGGGAATCAAGAACCGTTTTGGCCACATGTCAGGAGACCCTGAGTTGATCGCAGCTGCAATTCTACTTCCAAAATTCCGTACAGCGTGGACAAAGGATGAATCCACAATCAAAACAG GAATTGACTACATGAGACAGCACATCGAAGAACCCTCCCTTCAGCTAGCAGATGCCAACCGGTCCAGTTCGTCTGATGACGATGACTTCTTCTCTGCCCTGCAGTCGTCTCAAGCGCAAGATGGTGCCAAACAACTGGATGGATACTTGGCCTGTTCAGCAGATCACATGGACTTGCTGAAATCCTTCCCAGCGGTGTGCAAGCTTTCCGTGAAGCTGAACACTCCTCTACCTGCCTCAGCGGCCTGTGAAAGGCTCTTCAGCATCGCAGGACTTGTCTTCAGTCCAAGAAGAGCGAGACTGAATTCTCGCAACTTTGAAAACCAACTTCTTCTGAAGATGAACAGACACCTTTTCAGTTTCAGTTAA